From one Musa acuminata AAA Group cultivar baxijiao chromosome BXJ2-6, Cavendish_Baxijiao_AAA, whole genome shotgun sequence genomic stretch:
- the LOC135613529 gene encoding uclacyanin-3-like: MAAMLRAVMAIATVAAISAIAMGANYDVGGPAGSWDLATNYTQWVSGKAFRVGDTLTFKYASSHDVLEVSSAAYSSCTTSNPISTSTGGNTVVTLNSTGSRYFVCGIPGHCAGGMKLQIDVASPTSTPPPSPSSTPRSPPVAPSPRSPSALPPSSSTPGSVPPPASSTPGSVPPPSAPTASPPTPSGACLKAKATLGLGSGIVMLMLMAL; this comes from the exons ATGGCTGCAATGCTGAGAGCTGTAATGGCGATAGCGACGGTGGCAGCCATCTCTGCGATTGCCATGGGCGCCAACTACGACGTCGGCGGTCCCGCCGGCTCTTGGGATCTCGCCACTAACTACACGCAGTGGGTCTCCGGCAAGGCATTCCGCGTGGGTGACACACTGA CATTCAAGTATGCGTCGAGCCATGACGTGTTGGAGGTGTCGAGCGCCGCCTACAGCTCGTGCACGACGAGCAACCCCATATCGACGAGCACCGGCGGCAACACCGTCGTCACGCTCAACAGCACCGGTTCCAGGTACTTCGTCTGCGGAATTCCCGGACACTGCGCTGGTGGCATGAAGCTCCAGATCGACGTCGCCTCCCCGACCTcaactcctcctccttctccctccTCCACCCCCCGCTCCCCCCCTGTTGCTCCCTCCCCGCGCTCGCCTTCTGCGCTTCCGCCGTCATCTTCGACCCCAGGCTCCGTCCCTCCGCCGGCATCTTCGACCCCAGGCTCCGTTCCTCCGCCGTCTGCCCCCACAGCGTCGCCGCCGACACCGAGCGGCGCTTGCCTGAAGGCGAAGGCAACTCTCGGACTCGGTTCGGGAATCGTCATGCTGATGCTTATGGCCCTGTGA